The DNA region GCTCCGGTGGTTCCGGTGGCAGCGGGATCGGCATCATCGACGCACAGGGCGGCGACGGCGGCGACGGCGGCACAGCGACCTCCTCCGGCGGATCGGGCGGCAGCGGCGGCGGGGCCCTGTCCGTCGGGTCCGGCACCGGCGGCGACGGTGGCAACGGCGGAGCCGGAGCCCAGCCGGGTCGTGGTGGTAGCGGCGGGTCCAGCACCACGATCACCGGGGAGAGTTCAGGCGGGTCCGGAGGCGAGGGGGCGTCCACCGACGAGGACGCAACCAGTGGAAGCGGAGCACGCGGCGGTCGCGGCGGTTCGGGCACGAGTGTCAACGGCGACGCCACCGGTGGTGACGGCGGCGACGGTGGTGACGGCGCCGAGCGCGGTGGTAACGGCGGTTCGGGTGGATTCGGTGGCAGCGCTGCCGGCACGGGCCGGGGTGGCGACGGTGGTGATGGCGGGACACCGGGCGGCCGGGGCGGTTCGCGTGGTGCCGGCACCAGTGATTCGGGCAGCTCCGGTGAGTCCGGCTCGTCGTCTGACTCCTCGGGCTCTTCGGGCTCCTCCGACTGATCGAGGTACAAAAGGGCCACCGGGCGACCGGTGGCCCTTTTGGGCGCGAAAGTTATTCGGGCTTCAGTCCTCCGGAGTGGCTACCCTCCGTGCATGGGGAAATTCTGTGACTGAACCCGGCTGGTATCCCGATCCTTCCGGCGCTCCGGGGCAACGCTACTTCGACGGTTCACAATGGGCCGACCGAGCGGCGGGACACCAGCCGCCCAAGAAGTCGAACAAGCGCTGGATCATTCTCGGCGTCGTACTCGCGGTCCTGGTCTTCTTCGGCGGCTGCGCCGCAATTCTCATCGCGGGCGACACGCAGGAGGACGAGGATTCACCACGCCCGGCGGCAAGCGCCCAGCCGGACCCGACCGTTTCCCCCGCGGGGTCCGCGGCCCGGGACGGAAACTTCGAGTTCGAGATCCTGAAGATCGGTCAGACAAAGACGCTGCAGGACATGACCGACGACCCGAACATGACCATGACAGCGGACGGCCTCTACGTCGTGGTCACCGTGACGGTCACGAACATCGGGGACGAACCGGCGGCGTTCTCCGGACAGGATCAGTTGATCATCGATACCGAAGGCCGCGAATTCGCCGTCGACTCCGAGGCCGAGGCCTATGTCAACACCGGATACGACTACACGAGCCCGATCGGGCCGGGCGACTCGATCGAGGTCGATCTGCCCTTCGACGTCCCGCCCGACGGCAAGGTCGACAGGATGGAGCTACACGATTCGGCGTCCTCGGGCGGAGTCTTGCTCGACTTGCCGTGGAGTTGACCGACGCCGGGTGCCGAAGTGTTTGTGGTGCCCTCGGTGAGATTCGAACTCACACTGGACGGGTTTTGAATCCGTTTCCTCTGCCAGTTGGGATACGAGGGCGCGCGGCCTCCCACCATAGAGGATGGCCCCGCGGTCGCTCATCCGGCCTGGGACCGCCACAATGTGTCCCATGACCGGGTCAACGACAGACGTCGTCAAGCCACACCGCGTGCTCATCGCCGAGGACGAGGCGCTCATCCGGATGGACTTGGCCGAGATGCTGCGCGAAGAGGGTTACGAGATCGTCGGTGAGGCCGGTGACGGGCAGGAGGCTGTGGACCTGGCCGTGGCGCTCAAACCCGATCTGGTGATCATGGACGTCAAGATGCCGCGACGGGACGGTATCGATGCCGCCTCCGAGATCGCCGCCAAGCGGATCGCACCGATCGTCATCCTCACCGCGTTCAGCCAGCGCGAGCTCGTGGAGCGTGCCCGCGACGCCGGAGCGATGGCCTACCTGGTCAAGCCCTTCAACATCAACGACCTGATCCCCGCCATCGAGGTGGCGGTCAGCCGGTTCAGCGAGATCGCCGAGCTGGAGAAAGAGGTCGCGACGCTGTCCGACCGTCTGGAGACCCGCAAGTTGGTCGAGCGCGCCAAGGGCCTGCTGCAGGCCAAGCAGGGAATGACCGAACCGGAAGCGTTCAAGTGGATTCAGCGCGCCGCGATGGATCGCCGGACCACGATGAAACGGGTCGCCGAGGTCGTGATGGAGACGCTGGACCCCGAGTAGTCGCCGAATGCGGCCCGTCTTCGCTACACGCAGGTTAATTTGTTTTCCATGAGGTCACATATTGGTCACGAGCCCTTTCCCGGGGCTCGCGCCCATCCGGCAGCCGTTACGGTCGGTCTGCGCCATTGCGGCGTTTGCCGCCCAATCGGTATCGACACATCAGGAGCCTTTTGATGAAGCATCGGACCCTCACCCGCGCCGTCGCCGCCGTGGGTATTGCCTCGCTAGCTCTGACCGCCTGCTCGAGCTCGAGTGACTCGGGCGAGGAGACCGCTGCGGGCGAAGAGACCACAACGACCGAGGAATCCGCCGAGGTGGTCAGCACGGACTGCGAACCCGCCCAGGCGACACCGGGTGCGGCTCCGGTCACCACGCCACTCAAGATCGGCACCCTGCTGCCGGAGACCGGAACGCTGGCATTCCTCGGCCCGCCCGAGGTGGCGGGCGTGCAGGTCGCCGTCAACGAGGTCAACGAGGCCGGTGGCGTACTCGATCAGCCTGTCCAACTGGTCACCGGAGACTCGGGTGACACCACCACCGACACCGCCAACGTGACGGTGGACCGCCAGCTCGGCGAAGGCGTCAGCGCCATCATCGGCGCCGCGTCCTCGGCGGTGTCGCTGAAGGTGATCGACAAGATCTCGAGCGCCGGTGTCGTCCAGTTCTCTCCGGCGAACACCTCGGATCAGTTCGTCTGCTATCCCGACAAGGGCATGTACTTCCGCACCGCACCGACCGATGTGCTGCAGGCTCAGGCACTCGCACAGCTGATCACCGAAGACGGCGCGCAGCGCGTGGCGGTGATGGCGCTCAACGACCCGTACGGGACCGGCCTGGCCGCCAACACGGTCGAGGATCTCGAAGCGGCCGGCATCGCATCCGATCAGATCACCAAGATCATCTACGACCCCAACGCGCAGTCCTTCAACGCTGAGGTCGACCAGGTCAGGGAGTTCAATCCGGACGCGGTCGCGGTCATCGGTTTCGAGGAGACCGCAAAGATCCTGACCCGCATGCACGAGGTCGGAATCGGCCCGTCCGACGGGATGCTCGTCTACGGCACCGACGGAAACATGGGTAACGCGCTGGGCGAGGGCGTGGCGCCAGGGCTGCTGGCGGGGATGAAGGGCACCACTCCGCTCACCGACATCGGTCCGGATTTCGAGAACCGGCTCAAGGCAGCCGATCCCGCGTTGATCGACTTCAACTACGCCGGTGAGTCCTACGACGCGGTGGTCATCTCCGCACTCGCTGCCGAGCAGGCCAAGTCGACGGCAGGTGTCGACATCGCGGCCAACATCATCGGCGTGACCCGGGACGGCATCAAGTGCACGACGTTCGCCGACTGCCGCGACCGGATCCGTGCGGGTGAGGACATCGACTACGACGGTGTGACAGGCGAATTGGCGTTCGGCCCCGCCGGTGAACCGTCCATCGCCTCGTACGGCAGCCTCGAGTTCGGCCCGGACAACACGCTGCAGACCAACGATTTCATCATCGTCAACCAGGCCTGAGTTCCCGGTCGGCAGTCGCGGTCAGATCTCGCGGCTGCCGGCCAGGGTTCCCAGATACAGTTCGATGACCTTGGGGTCGTTCATCAGATTGCCGCCGGTGTCGGTGTAGGCATTGGTGCCCTGGTCCAACACATAGCCCCGGTCGCAGATCTGCAGGCAGCGCCGCGCGTTCTGCTCGACCATGATGATCGAGACGCCTGCGGCGTTGATCTGCTTGCAGCGGATGAAGACTTCGTCTTGGAACATCGGTGACAATCCGGCCGACGGCTCGTCGAGCAGCAGCACAGACGGCTCCATCATCAGGGCCCGGCCGACAGCCACCATCTGGCGTTCGCCGCCTGACAGTGCGCCGGCCTTGACCTTGCGGCGTTGACCGAGCAACGGGAACAGTTCGCTGACGACCTCGAACCTCTCCGCGAACTTCGCGCGGCGCAGGTAGATGCCCATCTCCAGGTTCTCCTCGATCGTCAAGGAGGGGAACACATTACGGTTCTGCGGCACGTAGCCGAGCCCTTTGGTCACCAGTACGTGGGCGGGCGCCGAGGTGATGTTCTCATCGCGCAGGGTCACCGACCCCGACCGTACCGGGATGAGCCCGAACAGTGCCTTGAGCAAGGTGGACTTGCCCGCGCCGTTGGGGCCGATGATGCCGACGATCTCACCCTGGCGCAGGAAGAAGTCACAGCCACGCAGGATGTCGACTTCGGGAACGTAACCGGCCACCAGGCGGTCCGCGCGCAACAACGAGCCTTCCGCCAGCCTGGCGTGCTGCTCGGGAGTGGCCGCCAGCTCGGCCGGGGTCAATTCTACTGGTGCTGAGGGGGATTCGCTCGAATCACTCATGGCTTGTCACCGCCCGTCTCGATCGTTTCCAGCACCGCCTGCTCGAGTTGCTCGGCGAGCACCGCGGTCGCGCCGACCGGATTGCCGTCCGCGTCGAACTCCAGGACCTGATCGTGGTGGCTGCCCAGATACGCGTCGACCACCGCCGCGTTGTCGGCAAGGGACTCCGGCACCGATTCGGCGATCACCTCGCCTTGGGCCATCACGACCACCCAGTCGCTGATGTCGCGGATGACGTCCATGTCGTGCTCGACGAACACCACCGTCATTCCCTCGTCGCGCAGCGATTTCACGTGTTCGAGCAGGCTCTGGGTCAGTGCCGGATTCACCCCGGCCATCGGCTCGTCGAGCATGACCACCTTGGGATCGGTCATCAGTGCGCGGGCCATCTCGAGGAGCTTGCGTTGCCCGCCCGACAGGGAGCCCGCCATGTCCTCGGCCTTGGCGTCGAGCTTGAACCGCGCCAGCATCTCGTAGGCGCGTTCGGTGATCTGTGCCTCCTGGGAGCGCCAGGTCACCCGCAGCAGTGCGTTGAGAATCCGTTCGCCGGCTTGGTGATGGGCGCCCAACCGGACATTGTCGAGCACCGACATCCTGGCCAGCGCCTTGGTCAGCTGAAACGTCCGCACGATGCCGTGCCGCGCTACCTGGTGAGGGTGCTGCCTGCCCAGATCTGTGCCGTCGATCTTCCAGGTCCCGGTGTCGGGCCGGTCGAATCCGGTCAGCAGGTTGAACAGCGTCGTCTTGCCGGCGCCGTTGGGACCGATGAGTCCCGTGATGGCGCCACGTTGGATCTCCAGATGAGCCACGTCGACTGCTTTGAGACCGCCGAAGGAGCGGGAGATCCCGTCCACCACCAGGATCGGGTCAGGCTTGGCGGATCCCGGCTCGGCCGACGTCGCCGCAAACAGGGCGGCGCGTTCGGCGGCAGAGATCGGCGTCTTATCGACCATCGAACTGCAACTCCCGTTTTCGGCCCAGTAGGCCCTGCGGTCGGAAAACCATCAGCAGCGCGATCAGGATCCCCAGCAGGATGAAACGCACCGCGCCCACCTGAGCGTCGGTCAGGGGCAGGAGTGGGTCGGGCCCCGAGATCGCTTGGCGCAGGAGGGCGTCCGGGATCGAGAGGAGGAACCAGAACAACATGGCGCCGACGACCGGGCCGAACACCGTTGCGGCACCTCCGAGAAGTAACGCACCGAAGGCGTAGAACGTCTGCGCGGTCGAATAGAAGTCCGGGTGTATCGACTTGGTCTGCAGGGCGTTGAAGACCCCGCCCATGCCGCCGATCACGCCGCCGAGCACCAGCGCCTGGAGCTTGTAGACGAAGACGTTCTTGCCGAGTGCGCGCGCTGCGTCCTCGTCCTCCCGGATGGCCCGCAGCACCCGGCCCCAAGGGCTGTGGGCCAGCAGATACACGAACCCGCACAGCACGAGGACCAGTGTCCAGCCGACCACCATCGACCACACGTCATCGCCGACGAATCGGACACCGAGGATCGAGTACTGCTTACTGGAATCGAACGGGCTGAAGCGGGTGAACGCATCGGCGAACCCGTAGAGCCCGTTGGTCGAACCGGTGACCGAGTCGGACGCGGTGGACCTGAAGATCAGCCGCAGCACCTCGGCAGCGGCGATGGTGGCGATCGCCAGGTAGTCGGCACGCAGTCGCAGGGTCGGGATGCCCAGCACGATCGCCAGCAGGCCCGCCGCGAGGAGTCCGACGATGATGCCGACCCAGAGCGGCTGCTGGTAGGTGACGGTCATGATGCCGACCCCGTAGCCGCCGAGGAGGGCGAACCCGATCTGGCCGAAGTTCAGCAGCCCGGTGTAGCCGAAGTGCAGGTTCAAACCGATGGCCAGTAGCGCATAGAAGATCGCCGACGGGCCGATGAGCTGGGCAAACGCTATCTGTAAAGCGCTGATGAGGTCCACGACTCACCCCACCCTTTCCCGCGAGCCGAGAATTCCCTGGGGTCGCACGACGAGGATGAGGATGAGGATGAGCAGCCCGCCGACGTACTTGAGGTCGGGGTTGATGACGAGCGTGGACAGTTGCACGAGGAGGCCGACGACGATGCAACCCAGTAGCGCACCGTAGGCGGTGCCGAGTCCGCCGAGGGTGATGCCCGCGAACATCAGCAGCAGCAGCTTGAAGCCCATCTCCCACTGGACCCGGCCTCCGAGCTCCGACAATGCGAGCAGGACACCGCCCAGTGCGGCCAAGGCGCCCCCAAGGCACCAGACGAACATGATCACCCGCTCGACGTTGATGCCCGACGCGGCAGCCAGATCCTTGTTGTCCGACACCGCGCGCATGGCCTTGCCGATCGGGGTCTTCTGCAGCATCAGGGCTACCGCGACCAGCACCACCAGGCTGATGGCGATGGTCAACAGGTTGGTGTCGGTGATGGCGATCGGCCCCCACTTGCGCTCGGCGCTGGGAGCGTAGCCGGCGAAGGCCTGAGTCCGGTCGGAGAACAGTGCCAGGATCAGATACCGCAGCGCGATGGCCAACCCGATGGACACCACCAGTTGCGGAATCAGACCGACACGCCGTTTTCGCAGCGGATGCCAGACCCCGGCATTGCTCAGCCAGCCGACGGCGAGCCCAGCGACTATCGCCAAGACGCCGGCCGCGAGCAGGGGCATCCCGAAGGTCACGTTGAAGATCCAGGCGAACACCGCGCCCAGGGTGACGAGCTCACCGTGCGCGAAGTTGGTCAACCCGGTGGTCCCGAAGATCAAACTCAGTCCGATCGCGGCGACCGCGATCACGAGACCGAAGCGCAGGCCGTCGATCGTGAGTCGGATGACCCGCTCGTACAGCGGAGTCTCGATCGACGTGCGGACCTCGCCGAACGTGAACACCACGGTATTGGTTCGGCCGGCGGTCACCTCCCGCGTCACCGTCCCCTGCACGCTCACGTCCTCGGGAAGGCTGTCGGCGACCACCTCGAAGGTGTACTGCCCCGGGGGTAGTTCGACATTCCAGCGGCCGTTGTCATCGGAGGTGGTGGTTCCGATTTCCTGGCCGTCCGGGTCGAGGGCGCGCACCGTTGCTCCCGACACCGGCTCGCCTTCGTTGACGAGTCGCCCGGACACCGGGGCGATTTCGGTGTCCTGGGCCGCCGCGACGCCTGCTCCCAGGAAGGTCGCCAGTATCAGGCCGACGAGCAACAGCAAGCCCTGTGAGACAACACGAGCACACCGGCCCACTGAGGCAACACCTCCGTCGCAAAAAAATCGGTCGATTCGCTTCGGGCGACTGTATAGCGTTCGGGAGCATGTGGCCGGGTTCTGGATGTCCGGCACGTATCGATCGTGTTTCCAGCTTCCTGGTAACACTTGGCGGGATATTGATGATGATTGTCACTGCTGCCACTTCAGGGCTGTGCTGATGAGCGAGATGCTGAAGCCATGACGCTACTGATGGTCTTTGGGGCGCTGCTCGTGCTGCTGGCGATCGCGGCGTTGACGGGCAAGGTCCCCGACACCCACCGTGAGATCAGCCAACACGGCGACTTCGACTTCTGAGGACGACGGGTCCGTCCGAACGGGTCGCCGCCATCGGTCGCTGAACCGCACGCGCCGGGGTGCTGCGTTGCTATCTTCTACGCGGAGCCATGGCCGATGCCGTGTGATCCCGAGTCGGAGGAGAACAATTGCGCTGTCGGGGGGGTCTGGGCACGCTTGCGCTCGGTTCGGCAATGCTGATGGCATTCGGGCTCAGCGGGTGTGGCGGATCGTCGCCGAAGCCGGGGGAGTCGTCGAGCCCCCTGGAGTTCGCGGCGCGGGTCCAGATCGATCGTGACGGCGCCCCGGTCGATGTGGTCGACGATCTGCAGCCTGCGAATCCGGCAGGCGACGGAAACAGCGTCTGTCCGCCGGTGTCGATCGCCATGGCAGGTGCTCTCAACGGGCCCGACGCCGGCTTGGGCGTCGACGTCCAGAACGGCATTCAACTGGCCGTCGACCAGCACAACGCGGCCAACCCCGCCTGCCAGGTGCAGTTGAAGCCCTTCGATACCGAGGGGGATCCGGACAGGATTCGGGACCTGGCCGCTCAGATCGTCGACGACGCGTACACCGTCGGAGTGGTGGGTCCGGTCTCCTCGGCCGAGACGCAGGCTGCCGGTGAGGTGTTCGACAGGGCCGGCCTGATCGCCGCGACGCCCTCGGCAACCGATCCGGCGTTGGCTCAGAATGGTTGGCGGACCTTCTTCCGCGGGGTGGCCGGCGATGGGGTGCAGGGCCCGGCGGTGGCCCGCTACATGTCCGAGACTCTCGGATACCGGAATGTCTGCGTCGTCGACGACAGTTCCGATTACGGTCTGGGGCTTGCCACCTCGGTACGCGAAACCCTTGGGGCGGTGGCTGACTCGGCATGCAACATCGCGGTCAGGTCCGACGCGACGGACTTCTCCGGGATCGTCACTCAAATCAATGCTGCTGCACCGGATTCGGTCTTCTTCGCCGGTTACTCCCCAGTGGCCGCCACGTTGGTCAGACAGCTTCGCGAGGGCGGCTTCGGCGGCGCGTTCGTCGGGGCAGACGGCGCCAAGAACGAATCATTTGTCGAACAAGCGGAATCGGCCGCGAGCGGGGCGTTGCTGTCCTGTCCGTGCAGCCCTGCCACGCCCGAGTTCGTCGACGAGTACAGCAGCGTCTTCGCTCAACAGCCCGGCCCGTACAGCGTCGAGGCCTACGACCTGGCGACGATCCTGCTCAAGGGGATCGATTCCGGAGCACTCACCCGGCCGGCGTTGTTGGAGTACGTGGCCAACTACGACGGGCAGGGGATCGCTCGTCGATACCGGTGGGACCGCGCCGGCGAACTGGAGAACCCGCTGATCTGGATCTACGACGTGGTCGAGTAGGGCGCTACCGCGCGACGATCACCGAGGAGCCGTGGCCGAACAGGCCCTGGTTGGCTGTGATGCCCACCTTGGCGCCTTCGACCTGCCGGCCGGTCGCCTGACCCTTCAACTGCCAGGTCAGTTCACACACCTGCGCGATGGCCTGCGCCGGGATGGCTTCGCCGAAGCTCGCCAGTCCGCCGGAGGCATTGACCGGGATCCGGCCGCCGATCGTTGTCGCGCCGCTGCGCAACAACTGCTCGGCCTCGCCCCGGTTGCACAGCCCGAGGTGTTCGTACCAGTCGAGTTCCAGGGCGGTCGACAGGTCGTAGACCTCGGCCAGGCTCAGATCCTCGGGGCCGAGGCCCGCCTCGGCGTAGGCGGCGTCGAGGATCTGGTCCTTGAAGACCCGCTCGGGCGCGGTCACGACCGCCGTCGAATCGGTGGCGATGTCAGGCAGCTCGGGGAGGTGCTGTGGGTAGCGCGGGGTCACGGTGCTGATCGCGCGCACCGACGGCACCCCCTGCACCGAGCCGAGATGTTTCTCGGCGAACGACTTGCTGGCCACGATCAAGGCGGCCGCGCCGTCCGAGGTCGCGCAGATGTCGAGTAGTCGCAGTGGGTCGGAGACCACCGGGCTGGCCAGCACGTCCTCCACGGTGGCTTCCTTGCGGTAGCGGGCATTCGGGTTGTCCAGACCGTGCCGCGCGTTCTTGACCTTCACCTGGGCAAAATCCTCGAGCGTGGCGCCGTAGAGGTCCATCCGGCGGCGCGCCAGCATGGCGAAGTACACCGTGTTTGTCGCGCCGATCAGGTGGAAGCGCTGCCAGTCGGGGTCGTTCTTGCGCTCACCGCCGACCGGTGCGAAGAAGCCTTTGGGGGTGGTGTCGGCGCCGATGACGAGCGCGACGTCGCAGAAGCCGGCCAGGATCTGCGCGCGGGCACTCTGGAGTGCCTGCGATCCACTGGCGCATGCCGCGTAGCTCGAGCTGACGGGCACGCCGTTCCAGCCCAGCTTCTGGGCGAACGTCGCCCCGGCGACGAAGCCGGGGTAGCCGTTGCGGATCGTGTCCGCGCCCGCAACCATCTGGATCTGGCGCCAGTCCAGTCCTGCCTCGGCCAGCGCGGCACGTGCCGCGACGACGCCGTACTCGGTGAAGTCGCGGCCCCACTTGCCCCAGGGGTGCATTCCCGCACCCAAGATGTAGACCGGTTCCGGAGTGCCAGCGCTCATTTCGCAATCTCCCATGCGTGGACGATCCGCTCGACACCGTCGTCGTCGACGTAGAGCGGCATGGTCGTCAGTTCCATCTCCATGCCGACCTTCAGGTCGGCGGCGAGGGTGCCTTCGACGACCTTGCCCAGCACGATCAGCCCCTCGTCGGCGAGCTCGACGGCGGCCACGGCGAACGGTTCGAACGGATCCGGCGACGGATAGGGCGGAGGAGGCGCGTACCGGTTCTCTGTATAACTCCACAACCGGCCGCGGCGCGACAGCGGTACCTGCGCGAGCTCGTCGCCGTCGCAGGCGGGGTTGGGGCAGTTGTCGGCACGCGGTGGGAACACGAATGTCCCGCACTGGTGGCACTTGCCGCCGAGCAGATAGGGGGCGCCGGATCCGTCGGTGGCAAACCAGCCGTCGACCGCGGGTGTGGAAGCTGACACGCGGTCAGCGTACCCAGTTCGCGGGCCAAACTGAAACGTGTTCCAGTCTGGCTCAGCGGGCCAGGTCGACTAGGATGCGCAGCACGTCGTCGGGGCGGTCGCGCATCAGGTTGTGCTTGCCGTCGAGTTCATGGGTGATCCAGTTCGGATCCGAGCGGACGCGGTCATAGGAGGGCAGCAGCGGCGATTCACCCGGCCAGTCCAGCGCGTAGACGAAGATTCGTCGGCGGAACCGGCCCGGGTCGTGACGCAACCGCAGTGGCTGCAGCAGCGTCGCGAGCGGGTGCGCCGTCGCGCGGTCGTCGAAGAACGGCATCGGCGGTACTCCGAATCCCGAGTCGTCCACTGAGACGTGCCACTGGCGTTCCTCGTCGTTGACGATGTCCCAGCAGGCTTCACCGTCGTGGGGCACCACCGCGTCGAGGAACACCAGCGAGTCGACTCGGTCGGGGATGTGGTCGGCGACGCCGGTGATCACCATTCCGCCGTAGCTGTGGCCCACGAGGACGAGGTCGTCTCCTGCGGCGGTGTCGTTGTTGATGGCGGCCAGGACGTCGGCGATGTGGGTGTCGAGGTTCACCGCGCCGGGCAACAGGTGCGACCGCTCGGCCACGCCGGTCAGTGTGACTGCCAGAACGTGGTGGCCGGCTTTCTGGAGTGATGCCCTCAGGTCATCGAAACACCATGCGCCGTGGCACATTCCGGGGATCATGACATAGGTGGCCATCGGGAGCTCCTCTCGGTGTCGGGAGTGCTTTCCTCTCCCACTGTGACGAGGCATCAGCTATAAGTCCAATACTTCTTTGAGCTGAAATCTATAATCAGCGCTTATGGAACTGCGACAGCTCGAATACTTCGTCGCCGTGGTCGAGGAGGGCGGGTTCACCAGGGCTGCGCAGCGTGAGCGGGTCGCCCAGCCTGCAGTGAGTGCCCAGATCCGGCGTCTGGAGGCGACGGTGGGGCAGCCGCTACTGATCCGCGCCAGCCGCGAGGTGCGACTCACCCAGGCAGGTAGCGCCCTGCTGCCGCATGCCAGGGCTGCGTTGGCCGCCGTCCGTGATGCCCGCCTGGCAGTGGACGAGGTGGCCGGTCTCGTGCGCGGTTCCGTCGCGATCGGGACGGTGACGCTGCATCCCTTCGACGTGACCCGATTGATCGCCGACTTCCACTCCGACTATCCGGACATCGAAATCACCCTGGGCACAGACAATTCCGACGTGCTGCTCGCCAAACTGCAGGACGGTGGTCTCGATGCCGCGATCGTGTCCATCGGTGTCGACGAGGAGCCCCCTGCGCTGGAGTACGCCGTGGTCACCGACGAGGCGATAGCGGCCGCGGTGGCGGTGCGGCACCCGTTGGCCCGACGAAAGACACTGACACTCACCGCCTTGTGCGAACATCCGCTGATCGTGTTGCCCATCGGCACGGGTCTGCGCACGCGCCTCGACGCGGCCTGTGCTGCAGCGGGTTTACGTCCACGGATCGCATTCGAAGCGACCAGCCCGCTCGAGTTGGCCGAACTCGCGGGCCACGGGCTCGGGGTGGCGATCGTGCCGCAGTCGATGGCACATCAGCGCGCCGACCTGAGCTCGGTTCAACTGGTACCGGAACTGCGGGGGCGATTGGTGTGGGCCTGGCGTCGGGATATGGCGAGTCCGGCAGCCCGTCTGCTGTGCGAACGTGCCCGACAGATGATCGGCGGCGGCTGACCGGGTGTCGTTGCCGGTGCCTAGAGTGAAGGCCGTGAGCCCAGCCAAGACCGCATCGGATCCGACTGCCGCCGAGAAGGCTGCCGGCGACAAGCCCACCCTGATGCTTCTGGACGGCAACTCGTTGGCCTTCCGTGCCTTCTATGCGCTACCCGCCGAGAACTTCAAGACCCAGGGCGGCCTGACCACCAACGCGGTGTACGGCTTCACCGCGATGCTGATCAACCTCCTGCGCGACGAGCAGCCCAGCCACATCGCGGCAGCCTTCGATGTGTCCCGGCAGACGTTCCGGCTGGAGCGTTATCCCGAGTACAAGGCGGGCCGGTCCGCGACACCCGACGAGTTCCGCGGGCAGATCGACATCACGAAGGAGGTGCTCGGCGCGCTGGGCATCACGGTGCTCGCCGAGGCCGGGTTCGAAGCCGACGATGTGATTGCCACCTTGGCCACCCAGGCCCGCGACGAGGGTTACCGGGTGTTGGTGGTCACCGGCGACCGTGACTCTCTGCAGCTGGTCAGCGACGACGTCAC from Mycobacterium sp. DL includes:
- a CDS encoding DUF4352 domain-containing protein; the encoded protein is MTEPGWYPDPSGAPGQRYFDGSQWADRAAGHQPPKKSNKRWIILGVVLAVLVFFGGCAAILIAGDTQEDEDSPRPAASAQPDPTVSPAGSAARDGNFEFEILKIGQTKTLQDMTDDPNMTMTADGLYVVVTVTVTNIGDEPAAFSGQDQLIIDTEGREFAVDSEAEAYVNTGYDYTSPIGPGDSIEVDLPFDVPPDGKVDRMELHDSASSGGVLLDLPWS
- a CDS encoding ANTAR domain-containing response regulator, with protein sequence MTGSTTDVVKPHRVLIAEDEALIRMDLAEMLREEGYEIVGEAGDGQEAVDLAVALKPDLVIMDVKMPRRDGIDAASEIAAKRIAPIVILTAFSQRELVERARDAGAMAYLVKPFNINDLIPAIEVAVSRFSEIAELEKEVATLSDRLETRKLVERAKGLLQAKQGMTEPEAFKWIQRAAMDRRTTMKRVAEVVMETLDPE
- a CDS encoding ABC transporter substrate-binding protein, which translates into the protein MKHRTLTRAVAAVGIASLALTACSSSSDSGEETAAGEETTTTEESAEVVSTDCEPAQATPGAAPVTTPLKIGTLLPETGTLAFLGPPEVAGVQVAVNEVNEAGGVLDQPVQLVTGDSGDTTTDTANVTVDRQLGEGVSAIIGAASSAVSLKVIDKISSAGVVQFSPANTSDQFVCYPDKGMYFRTAPTDVLQAQALAQLITEDGAQRVAVMALNDPYGTGLAANTVEDLEAAGIASDQITKIIYDPNAQSFNAEVDQVREFNPDAVAVIGFEETAKILTRMHEVGIGPSDGMLVYGTDGNMGNALGEGVAPGLLAGMKGTTPLTDIGPDFENRLKAADPALIDFNYAGESYDAVVISALAAEQAKSTAGVDIAANIIGVTRDGIKCTTFADCRDRIRAGEDIDYDGVTGELAFGPAGEPSIASYGSLEFGPDNTLQTNDFIIVNQA
- a CDS encoding ABC transporter ATP-binding protein, yielding MSDSSESPSAPVELTPAELAATPEQHARLAEGSLLRADRLVAGYVPEVDILRGCDFFLRQGEIVGIIGPNGAGKSTLLKALFGLIPVRSGSVTLRDENITSAPAHVLVTKGLGYVPQNRNVFPSLTIEENLEMGIYLRRAKFAERFEVVSELFPLLGQRRKVKAGALSGGERQMVAVGRALMMEPSVLLLDEPSAGLSPMFQDEVFIRCKQINAAGVSIIMVEQNARRCLQICDRGYVLDQGTNAYTDTGGNLMNDPKVIELYLGTLAGSREI
- a CDS encoding ABC transporter ATP-binding protein, whose translation is MVDKTPISAAERAALFAATSAEPGSAKPDPILVVDGISRSFGGLKAVDVAHLEIQRGAITGLIGPNGAGKTTLFNLLTGFDRPDTGTWKIDGTDLGRQHPHQVARHGIVRTFQLTKALARMSVLDNVRLGAHHQAGERILNALLRVTWRSQEAQITERAYEMLARFKLDAKAEDMAGSLSGGQRKLLEMARALMTDPKVVMLDEPMAGVNPALTQSLLEHVKSLRDEGMTVVFVEHDMDVIRDISDWVVVMAQGEVIAESVPESLADNAAVVDAYLGSHHDQVLEFDADGNPVGATAVLAEQLEQAVLETIETGGDKP
- a CDS encoding branched-chain amino acid ABC transporter permease codes for the protein MDLISALQIAFAQLIGPSAIFYALLAIGLNLHFGYTGLLNFGQIGFALLGGYGVGIMTVTYQQPLWVGIIVGLLAAGLLAIVLGIPTLRLRADYLAIATIAAAEVLRLIFRSTASDSVTGSTNGLYGFADAFTRFSPFDSSKQYSILGVRFVGDDVWSMVVGWTLVLVLCGFVYLLAHSPWGRVLRAIREDEDAARALGKNVFVYKLQALVLGGVIGGMGGVFNALQTKSIHPDFYSTAQTFYAFGALLLGGAATVFGPVVGAMLFWFLLSIPDALLRQAISGPDPLLPLTDAQVGAVRFILLGILIALLMVFRPQGLLGRKRELQFDGR
- a CDS encoding branched-chain amino acid ABC transporter permease is translated as MLATFLGAGVAAAQDTEIAPVSGRLVNEGEPVSGATVRALDPDGQEIGTTTSDDNGRWNVELPPGQYTFEVVADSLPEDVSVQGTVTREVTAGRTNTVVFTFGEVRTSIETPLYERVIRLTIDGLRFGLVIAVAAIGLSLIFGTTGLTNFAHGELVTLGAVFAWIFNVTFGMPLLAAGVLAIVAGLAVGWLSNAGVWHPLRKRRVGLIPQLVVSIGLAIALRYLILALFSDRTQAFAGYAPSAERKWGPIAITDTNLLTIAISLVVLVAVALMLQKTPIGKAMRAVSDNKDLAAASGINVERVIMFVWCLGGALAALGGVLLALSELGGRVQWEMGFKLLLLMFAGITLGGLGTAYGALLGCIVVGLLVQLSTLVINPDLKYVGGLLILILILVVRPQGILGSRERVG